From the Limosilactobacillus panis genome, one window contains:
- a CDS encoding Fic family protein: MTADRLPDGQIFRDQLPNGEALTISSATKVVHRPPVSESKIQQALTTLITFMNDDHMPTLFKALITHFFFENTHPFLDGNGRMGRYLLSSYISSKFDRFTGLSVATAIHANVQHYYKVFTEADNAENRADLTSFIESLLDILVSQQQENLVNLRQSMTKLDNAKREIRQWIEHHQAHFPEKISPELVGQVLFSLAQSKLFSYQTALGIRDNEIIDNNKQKGITKAQTRRAIDYLTAVGAIKLMSAKPKRHEISIF; the protein is encoded by the coding sequence ATCACCGCGGACCGACTCCCCGATGGCCAAATTTTCCGGGACCAACTACCAAACGGTGAAGCCCTGACAATTAGTTCCGCCACTAAGGTCGTCCACCGACCACCCGTTAGCGAAAGTAAAATCCAGCAGGCGTTGACCACGTTGATTACGTTCATGAATGACGATCATATGCCCACTCTCTTTAAGGCCCTCATCACCCATTTCTTCTTTGAAAACACCCACCCGTTCCTAGACGGCAATGGACGGATGGGACGGTACCTACTTTCTTCCTATATCTCCAGCAAGTTTGACCGCTTTACTGGCCTTTCAGTGGCAACGGCCATTCACGCAAACGTCCAGCACTACTACAAGGTCTTCACTGAAGCCGATAATGCGGAGAACCGTGCCGACTTAACCTCTTTTATTGAGTCCCTTCTTGATATTCTCGTGAGTCAGCAGCAAGAGAACCTTGTTAACTTACGTCAATCGATGACAAAACTAGACAATGCCAAACGGGAAATCCGTCAGTGGATTGAACACCACCAAGCACATTTTCCTGAAAAGATATCACCTGAGCTAGTCGGTCAGGTATTATTCTCGCTTGCCCAGTCAAAACTCTTCTCATATCAGACCGCCCTGGGGATTCGGGACAATGAAATTATTGACAATAATAAGCAAAAGGGGATTACAAAGGCTCAGACCCGGCGAGCAATTGACTACCTGACTGCCGTTGGTGCAATCAAGCTCATGTCTGCCAAGCCCAAGCGACACGAAATTTCAATTTTTTGA
- a CDS encoding glycosyltransferase: MFYFITSRQDMLTSAIELAQVRRLKIFDYLKQPAKIVTLEYNHAHYEVEKKLGITGRVINLFQYFQQLPYQKVGNDQVIIDKILHQPGFTVQDFVAKRDGKERIKVVLNGNRLYYVDYLDRFGFTDRRDFYDQGCLSYTEFFEDRARVVTRQYYDGQGRVKLVYHYRGGENNIAVLTLIQLNNQGSTHQFDNEMALHAYFLDRLIGETAHPVLINDRSDADFAAFKLMKGHVPCYQVFHSTYTVDGQPDSKLFEVYEPLEKMLQEGQISGLISATKREARDAAQRFKTSASYGIPVTYLTDKQLNKQIPFSKRRPGQLIAVARLTNVKRLDHIINTVILLHAKYPQVDLKIYGFDDSWDNYATSNSLKRLVKTRQAGEYVHFCGYQHDLTKVYETAQIEVLTSSYEGFAMALLEAQGHGCPVVSYDINYGPAEIINDQVSGRLLPAGDPHALYVTLEELLTNPAKLEYYASHAQAAAAKFSFTNVTQQWANFLNSEGIRE; encoded by the coding sequence GAATATAACCATGCTCACTACGAAGTGGAAAAGAAGCTTGGTATTACTGGGCGGGTAATTAATCTTTTCCAGTATTTTCAACAGTTACCGTATCAAAAAGTGGGAAATGACCAGGTAATCATTGATAAAATCTTGCACCAACCGGGATTTACAGTTCAAGATTTTGTGGCCAAACGCGACGGTAAGGAGCGCATTAAGGTTGTTTTGAACGGTAACCGTCTTTACTACGTTGACTATTTGGACCGCTTTGGTTTTACTGACCGGCGGGACTTTTATGACCAGGGTTGCTTATCCTATACGGAGTTCTTTGAAGACCGCGCCCGGGTGGTAACGCGTCAGTACTATGATGGTCAGGGACGTGTAAAGCTGGTTTACCATTACCGGGGTGGTGAAAACAATATTGCCGTGTTGACCCTCATCCAGTTGAATAACCAGGGGAGTACACACCAATTTGATAACGAGATGGCCCTGCATGCTTACTTTTTGGACCGTTTAATAGGGGAAACGGCGCACCCCGTTTTAATCAATGATCGGTCGGACGCCGATTTTGCTGCCTTCAAGTTAATGAAAGGACACGTGCCATGCTACCAGGTCTTTCACTCTACCTATACTGTTGATGGACAACCCGATAGTAAATTATTTGAAGTCTATGAACCTTTGGAAAAGATGCTTCAGGAGGGGCAAATCAGCGGCCTGATCTCGGCAACCAAGCGGGAAGCCCGGGATGCGGCCCAGCGATTTAAGACGTCTGCTAGTTACGGTATTCCCGTGACCTACTTGACTGACAAGCAGCTTAACAAGCAGATTCCGTTCAGTAAGCGACGACCGGGTCAACTGATTGCCGTGGCCCGGTTGACGAATGTTAAGCGCCTGGACCACATCATCAATACGGTTATTCTTCTCCATGCGAAGTACCCCCAGGTTGACTTGAAGATTTACGGCTTCGATGATAGTTGGGATAATTACGCAACGTCTAATTCACTGAAGCGGTTGGTGAAGACCCGACAGGCAGGAGAATACGTCCACTTCTGCGGTTATCAGCATGATCTGACGAAGGTTTACGAAACGGCCCAAATTGAGGTACTAACCAGTTCGTACGAAGGGTTTGCAATGGCCCTTCTAGAAGCCCAGGGACACGGCTGCCCAGTAGTTAGCTATGATATTAACTACGGACCCGCCGAAATTATCAATGACCAGGTCAGCGGGCGGTTGTTACCTGCGGGGGACCCTCACGCCTTGTACGTTACCCTGGAAGAGCTATTGACCAATCCTGCTAAATTGGAATATTATGCTAGCCATGCGCAGGCGGCGGCTGCCAAGTTCTCCTTTACTAACGTTACCCAGCAGTGGGCTAACTTCTTGAACAGTGAAGGGATAAGAGAATAA
- a CDS encoding Cof-type HAD-IIB family hydrolase → MIRAVATDIDGTFLRQDRTYDRKLFAQVYAAMQAQRARLIIASGDQYYFLRSLFPDQADQLAYVAENGVLTIDQNEELACDRLSAENVRKITTYLDTLPGINYCASGRQYVYVLNRADDNFKRIIPNFYTRIKTVDDVNNVDDDFIFKFALNVPHDQQATLIHNINTRFTGIVRATASGYGAVDLIIPGMDKSYGLKLLLKRWHLTPADLAVFGDGENDLEMFDLANTSYAMGNAPANVQAAATQIIGTNNDQAVLHQLAEIFLP, encoded by the coding sequence ATGATTCGCGCAGTGGCAACAGATATTGATGGGACGTTTCTACGTCAGGACCGGACGTATGACCGGAAGCTTTTCGCTCAAGTCTATGCGGCGATGCAAGCGCAGAGGGCCCGTTTAATTATCGCTAGTGGGGACCAGTATTACTTTCTGCGGTCCCTTTTCCCTGACCAGGCCGACCAGCTTGCGTATGTTGCAGAAAATGGTGTGCTGACCATTGACCAAAACGAGGAGCTCGCCTGCGACCGCTTATCAGCAGAAAATGTCCGTAAGATCACGACATACTTGGACACCCTCCCCGGAATCAACTACTGCGCAAGTGGCCGCCAGTACGTCTATGTTTTGAACCGAGCTGACGACAATTTTAAGCGGATCATTCCCAACTTCTACACCCGGATCAAGACCGTTGACGACGTGAATAACGTTGACGATGACTTTATCTTCAAATTCGCCCTGAATGTCCCCCACGACCAGCAGGCGACCCTCATCCACAACATCAACACCCGGTTTACGGGAATCGTCCGGGCAACTGCCAGTGGTTATGGCGCGGTGGACCTGATTATCCCGGGAATGGATAAGTCCTATGGCCTCAAGCTCCTTCTCAAGCGCTGGCATCTGACCCCAGCAGACTTGGCCGTGTTTGGTGATGGGGAAAACGACCTGGAGATGTTTGACCTTGCCAACACAAGTTACGCAATGGGAAACGCCCCGGCCAACGTGCAGGCGGCCGCAACTCAGATTATCGGCACCAACAATGACCAGGCGGTTCTGCACCAGCTCGCGGAAATTTTTCTGCCGTAG